One region of Zingiber officinale cultivar Zhangliang chromosome 7B, Zo_v1.1, whole genome shotgun sequence genomic DNA includes:
- the LOC122007279 gene encoding methionine aminopeptidase 2B-like isoform X1 produces the protein MGGNNNEVAKEAADDMKKLDITDYEASQVNATAEKNDAKLLDRNSKVIMSQTTENDDEEAQADGPALNGSAESAKKKKKKSKAKKKKEPLQQTNPPSIPVDELFPSGEFPEGEIQQYKDDNLWRTTSEEKRELERLEKPMYNSVRRAAEVHRQVRKYMRSILKPGMLMTDLCETLENMVRKLIKEDGLQAGIAFPTGCSLNWVAAHWTPNSGDKTVLQYDDVMKLDFGTHIDGRIVDCAFTVAFNPMFNPLLEASREATNAGVKEAGIDVRLCDVGAAIQEVMESYEVEINGKVFQVKSVRNLNGHSIGPYQIHAGKSVPIVKGGEQTKMEEGEFFAIETFASTGKGYVREDLECSHYMKNFDVGHIPLRLPRAKQLLVTINKNFSTLAFCRRYLDRLGETKYLMALKNLCDTGIVQPYPPLCDVKGSYVSQFEHTILLRPTCKEVISRGDDY, from the exons ATGGGTGGTAATAATAATGAAGTAGCTAAGGAAGCAGCTGACGACATGAAAAAGTTGGACATCACTGATTATGAAGCGTCACAA GTAAATGCAACTGCAGAAAAAAATGATGCCAAGTTATTGGACAGAAACAGTAAAGTGATCATGTCTCAGACTACAGAAAATGATGATGAAGAGGCTCAGGCTGATGGTCCTGCTTTAAATGGATCTGCAG AATCTgccaaaaaaaagaagaagaaaagcaaaGCAAA GAAAAAGAAGGAACCACTTCAACAAACTAATCCACCTTCAATTCCTGTTGATGAACTTTTCCCTTCAGGAGAATTCCCTGAGGGTGAAATCCAACAATACAAGGACGA TAACCTCTGGAGGACAACATCTGAAGAGAAAAGAGAACTCGAGCGCCTTGAGAAGCCAATGTATAATTCAGTCCGTCGAGCAGCAGAAGTTCATAGACAG GTTCGGAAATACATGAGGAGTATTTTGAAGCCTGGCATGTTAATGACTGATCTATGTGAAACCTTAGAAAATATGGTTAGGAAATTAATCAAAGAAGATGGTCTCCAAGCTGGAATTGCCTTTCCTACAGGATGCTCCCTGAACTG GGTTGCAGCTCATTGGACCCCAAATTCTGGTGACAAAACTGTACTCCAGTACGATGATGTCATGAAATTAGATTTTGGAACACACATTGATG GGCGCATAGTTGATTGTGCTTTTACAGTAGCATTTAATCCCATGTTTAATCCACTACTTGAAGCGTCTAGAGAAGCTACAAACGCTGGAGTTAAG GAAGCTGGAATAGATGTGCGATTATGTGATGTTGGTGCTGCAATCCAAGAGGTCATGGAATCATATGAGGTTGAAATCAATGGCAAAGTGTTTCAAG TTAAAAGTGTTCGGAACTTGAACGGGCACAGCATTGGGCCATACCAAATTCATGCTGGAAAGTCTGTTCCAATTGTCAAGGGAGGAGAGCAAACAAAGATGGAGGAAGGTGAATTCTTTGCAATCGAAACTTTCGCTTCAACAG GAAAAGGCTATGTCAGAGAGGATTTGGAGTGCAGCCATTACATGAAAAACTTTGATGTGGGACACATTCCGCTGAGGTTGCCTCGAGCAAAGCAGCTTCTTGTTACAATTAACAAAAACTTCTCAACGTTGGCATTCTGCCGACGCTACTTGGATCGTCTCGGAGAAACCAAGTATCTTATGGCACTGAAGAATTTGTGTGATACCGGTATCGTGCAG CCATACCCTCCTCTTTGCGACGTGAAGGGAAGCTATGTGTCCCAGTTTGAGCACACAATCTTGCTGCGGCCGACATGTAAAGAAGTCATCTCACGGGGCGACGACTACTGA
- the LOC122007279 gene encoding methionine aminopeptidase 2B-like isoform X2, with protein sequence MKRHKLALLQLYNKVNATAEKNDAKLLDRNSKVIMSQTTENDDEEAQADGPALNGSAESAKKKKKKSKAKKKKEPLQQTNPPSIPVDELFPSGEFPEGEIQQYKDDNLWRTTSEEKRELERLEKPMYNSVRRAAEVHRQVRKYMRSILKPGMLMTDLCETLENMVRKLIKEDGLQAGIAFPTGCSLNWVAAHWTPNSGDKTVLQYDDVMKLDFGTHIDGRIVDCAFTVAFNPMFNPLLEASREATNAGVKEAGIDVRLCDVGAAIQEVMESYEVEINGKVFQVKSVRNLNGHSIGPYQIHAGKSVPIVKGGEQTKMEEGEFFAIETFASTGKGYVREDLECSHYMKNFDVGHIPLRLPRAKQLLVTINKNFSTLAFCRRYLDRLGETKYLMALKNLCDTGIVQPYPPLCDVKGSYVSQFEHTILLRPTCKEVISRGDDY encoded by the exons ATGAAGCGTCACAAGTTAGCTCTTCTGCAATTATATAACAAA GTAAATGCAACTGCAGAAAAAAATGATGCCAAGTTATTGGACAGAAACAGTAAAGTGATCATGTCTCAGACTACAGAAAATGATGATGAAGAGGCTCAGGCTGATGGTCCTGCTTTAAATGGATCTGCAG AATCTgccaaaaaaaagaagaagaaaagcaaaGCAAA GAAAAAGAAGGAACCACTTCAACAAACTAATCCACCTTCAATTCCTGTTGATGAACTTTTCCCTTCAGGAGAATTCCCTGAGGGTGAAATCCAACAATACAAGGACGA TAACCTCTGGAGGACAACATCTGAAGAGAAAAGAGAACTCGAGCGCCTTGAGAAGCCAATGTATAATTCAGTCCGTCGAGCAGCAGAAGTTCATAGACAG GTTCGGAAATACATGAGGAGTATTTTGAAGCCTGGCATGTTAATGACTGATCTATGTGAAACCTTAGAAAATATGGTTAGGAAATTAATCAAAGAAGATGGTCTCCAAGCTGGAATTGCCTTTCCTACAGGATGCTCCCTGAACTG GGTTGCAGCTCATTGGACCCCAAATTCTGGTGACAAAACTGTACTCCAGTACGATGATGTCATGAAATTAGATTTTGGAACACACATTGATG GGCGCATAGTTGATTGTGCTTTTACAGTAGCATTTAATCCCATGTTTAATCCACTACTTGAAGCGTCTAGAGAAGCTACAAACGCTGGAGTTAAG GAAGCTGGAATAGATGTGCGATTATGTGATGTTGGTGCTGCAATCCAAGAGGTCATGGAATCATATGAGGTTGAAATCAATGGCAAAGTGTTTCAAG TTAAAAGTGTTCGGAACTTGAACGGGCACAGCATTGGGCCATACCAAATTCATGCTGGAAAGTCTGTTCCAATTGTCAAGGGAGGAGAGCAAACAAAGATGGAGGAAGGTGAATTCTTTGCAATCGAAACTTTCGCTTCAACAG GAAAAGGCTATGTCAGAGAGGATTTGGAGTGCAGCCATTACATGAAAAACTTTGATGTGGGACACATTCCGCTGAGGTTGCCTCGAGCAAAGCAGCTTCTTGTTACAATTAACAAAAACTTCTCAACGTTGGCATTCTGCCGACGCTACTTGGATCGTCTCGGAGAAACCAAGTATCTTATGGCACTGAAGAATTTGTGTGATACCGGTATCGTGCAG CCATACCCTCCTCTTTGCGACGTGAAGGGAAGCTATGTGTCCCAGTTTGAGCACACAATCTTGCTGCGGCCGACATGTAAAGAAGTCATCTCACGGGGCGACGACTACTGA